The following nucleotide sequence is from Pseudarthrobacter psychrotolerans.
AGGCAATGAGGCCCGCGACGTCGTCGGCCGTGCCGAAACCGAGGTCATGCCGGAAGAAGGACGGCATTGCCTCGCCGCGCTCATCCGCTTCCACAGCCTTCTGGAAATACGGGACGGTCTTGGTCATCGCCGTGGCGGCCACCGGAATCACGGAGTTCACGGTCACGCCAGCCTTCTTCATTTCCAGCGCCCAGGTGCGGACCATGCCCACAATCCCGGCCTTCGCCGCGGCGTAGTTGGTCTGGCCGAAGTTGCCGCGCTGGCCCGTCGGGGAACCGATGGTGATGATGCGGCCCTGGACGTTGTTTTCCTTGAAGTAGGCAAAGGCCTCGCGGACGCAGGTGAAGGTGCCCTTCAGGTGGACGTTGATGACCAGGTCGAAGTCCTCGTCGGTCATCTTCAACAGGCTCTTGTCCCGCAGGATCCCGGCGTTCGTGACCAGGATATCGAGGCGGCCGAACTCAGCAACTGCCTTCTCCACCAACTG
It contains:
- a CDS encoding SDR family NAD(P)-dependent oxidoreductase — translated: MSLTGKVAIVTGSGRGLGLSYARELSRQGAAVVINDVDANVAAEAVALIEADGGSAVAVVAPVGTTEVAKQLVEKAVAEFGRLDILVTNAGILRDKSLLKMTDEDFDLVINVHLKGTFTCVREAFAYFKENNVQGRIITIGSPTGQRGNFGQTNYAAAKAGIVGMVRTWALEMKKAGVTVNSVIPVAATAMTKTVPYFQKAVEADERGEAMPSFFRHDLGFGTADDVAGLIAFLASDEAANITGQAIGAGGDRLQVWTHPEAAATEYREGGWGYTDLIENFDALFGDKLQSFGEEFLPLPDELKPEPAPAR